The Candidatus Zixiibacteriota bacterium genome contains the following window.
GCCCGAAGCGCCACGACGTTTTCATAGGTGCGTTCGTCCCCCATGACGCCTACGGCCCGCACCGGCAGGAGCACGGCGAAAGCCTGCCAGATGTCATCATAGATGCCGTGCTTGTAGAGCTGATCGATGAAGATAGCGTCTACTTCGCGAAGCAAATCGCACCTTTCCCTGGTAACTTCGCCGAGAATTCTCACCGCCAGCCCTGGGCCGGGAAACGGATGCCGCCCGATGAATTTCTCCGGCAGGCCAAGCGCCCGTCCCAGTTCGCGCACCTCGTCCTTGAACAGCTCCCGCAGGGGCTCGACCAGTTTTAGGCTCATCTTGTCTTTCAGGCCGCCAACGTTATGATGCGACTTTATTGTCGCCGATGGCCCTTTGAAGGATGTCGACTCGATTACATCGGGATACAGCGTTCCCTGGGCGAGATAGTCGATGTTGCCGATCCGCTGCGCCTGCTCCTCGAAAACGTCGATGAAGGTGGCGCCTATTATCTTCCGCTTTTGTTCGGGGTCTTCCACCCCCGCCAGGCGGGACAAGAACATCTCGGAGGCATCGACCGGGTGCAGATTGATGCCAAGCGTTTTCAGCGTAGCTGTGACATCCTCAAACTCGTTCTTGCGAAGGACCCCATTGTTCACAAAGACCCCGTGAAGACGACCCCCGATCGCTCGGTGCAAGAGCAGAGCTGCAACCGACGAATCCACGCCACCTGACAGGCCGAGAATCACCTGTCCGTTGCCAACCTGCTGGCGGATCCGCCCGATCGATTCTTCGATAAAGGAAGCCGTAGTCCAGTCGCCCTTCACGGCACAGATCTTGAATAGGAAATTTCCGAGTATGCGTTTCCCTTCGACCGTGTGGTGCACTTCGGGGTGAAATTGCAGGCCATATATGCGCGAATACTCGTTCGCGATAGCCGCGGTAGGCAGTGATTCGGTGCACCCAATCACCTTGAAACCGCGTGGGAGTTCGACGATAGAGTCGCCGTGAGACATCCAGACCTGGCTACTGGGTGAAACTCCCTCCAGTAGCCGGCCGTCAGCCACCGGCTCGAATATCGACCTCCCGTACTCGCGATACTCCGCCCGCACGAGCCGTCCGCCGAACACGTCCGCTAAGAGCTGCATCCCATAGCAGACACCGAGAATCGGTACGGAGGTATCGAAGAATTCGCGGCCGAGGCGAGGAGACTGCGGGTCTTTAAGCGATGCCGGCCCTCCTGAAAGGATATATCCCGCGATATTTCGGCTGGAAAGCGCGCGCAGATCGGCATTATAAGGGTGAATTTCACAGTACACATGGGCTTCACGCACGCGGCGGGCGATCAGTTGCGTGTACTGGGAGCCGAAGTCAAGTATGATAATGGTTTCGTGGCCCTGCTTCATGCGTGATGCTCCTGACGCGTCAATCCGCGAATAACCGTATCGTGCTCGAACGCGGGATCGGTTTCCGGCTTTTCTTCGAGATAATGCAGCCCACGCGATTCCTGGCGGCAGAGCGCGCAGCGGATAATCAGTTCCGCGACCGTGGCGATATTTCGGAGCTCGACTACATCATTGGTGGCGGGAGTAGCGAAGTAGTATTCCTCGATCGCACTCCTGATACGGCTTACC
Protein-coding sequences here:
- the guaA gene encoding glutamine-hydrolyzing GMP synthase, yielding MKQGHETIIILDFGSQYTQLIARRVREAHVYCEIHPYNADLRALSSRNIAGYILSGGPASLKDPQSPRLGREFFDTSVPILGVCYGMQLLADVFGGRLVRAEYREYGRSIFEPVADGRLLEGVSPSSQVWMSHGDSIVELPRGFKVIGCTESLPTAAIANEYSRIYGLQFHPEVHHTVEGKRILGNFLFKICAVKGDWTTASFIEESIGRIRQQVGNGQVILGLSGGVDSSVAALLLHRAIGGRLHGVFVNNGVLRKNEFEDVTATLKTLGINLHPVDASEMFLSRLAGVEDPEQKRKIIGATFIDVFEEQAQRIGNIDYLAQGTLYPDVIESTSFKGPSATIKSHHNVGGLKDKMSLKLVEPLRELFKDEVRELGRALGLPEKFIGRHPFPGPGLAVRILGEVTRERCDLLREVDAIFIDQLYKHGIYDDIWQAFAVLLPVRAVGVMGDERTYENVVALRAVTSVDGMTADWARIPHDILAEISNEIIRKVKGVNRVTYDISSKPPATIEWE